A segment of the Lycium ferocissimum isolate CSIRO_LF1 chromosome 10, AGI_CSIRO_Lferr_CH_V1, whole genome shotgun sequence genome:
GGAGCTCGAGCAGCTCGGCTTCAGCGTAATAAGATGGTAAATTTATCACTTTTCTGTTTAGCTGAATTtaactagtttgggattgataTTTGGATTATTTAAGTAAGAAAGATTATTGCTTTCTGGGTTATTGAGTTATTGTGTTATTGTTATATGCTGAAAAATGCAATTTTGTAGATGAGAGAGCAGAAAAGAGCTGAGcttttgaaagagaaaagagCTTCATCTGGGTCAAATAGTCCTCCCCGAGTTattgtaagttttttttttcccctctgtTTTGTTGAGTCaatctttttaattaataaaataataccaAATTGGTGTCAGAGCAGTTAGGGGTTGTTTGTTAGGGTGTGTAGATGTTATTGAGTAGGGTGTATTAGTATTGCTGAGATTAGTTATGCAGGCACTAATTTTTATTGATGGTTTGGTTTGTTGTGTAAATGAATAGGGTGTATTAGAATAGAAACAGTACTGGTAGTGCTAATGCAATGGTTTAGTATGTagaatagtactgaatagggCGTATAACTAATAAATGTGTTAGTTATACATAGGTTGAAAACACTACCAAACAAGGGATTAAATAATACCAAGCTAATACCAGTATTATTTTCTCTATtacctcctaccaaacgacTCCTTGTTGTAAGTAATCTCTACTGGAAGAGGCATGGTCAGCTGGAGTGAAGGAGAAGGAAGATATTTGTTATCAGTGTTTCTTAACAACTGTTTATGTGACAGGTTCTGTTTGGTCTATCAGGATCAGTTGACCTTAGTGCGCTTGAACAAGATCTCCTGAAGCTATTGTCTGCAGATGGAACTGGCGTTGCCTTCCCAGCAGTTGCTTCTGCGGAATATAAGTTGAGAGCAACGGTAGGAAGTGCATTGTGGGAACTCCCTTTATCTATTACTACTAGTTATTAAACGAACAGAAGAAGAATATTTGCATTCTTGAATTGGTCTCAGGTTCTGATTTAGATGAAAGTATAATATTATGAGCAAACAGAAACAAAAGTTCTATAATCTCTGCAAAGCATAGTTATGTtaagtatatataataaatCAATAATGTTAAGAGGAAGTATATGGCTTAACCTTGGTAATCAACTGACTTCAGTCACTTGATTATCTGTGGGATGGTGGAGTGATATGTCagatttttctttcaataagtAAAACATATTACTGAATAGTATTAAGAAGATTCTGAAATATGTACAGAGTTTGAAAAGCAAAATCTCAGTTTCCTTTCTAACCTTACATAGAACTTTAGCAAGATAGGGGAGTAATACACAGGATTATAAGCGTTAGCAGTAAATTATAGGATAGAAGGAGCTTCGACTGCACTTACGATTACTAGTAAGAGTCTAGGGCTCAGGCGTGTGTCTGCCACACCAAAATGACAGAGAAACAACATCATTACTCTTATGAATTTTCATATCGCTATTTTTCTGGTGTCAAATCTGATCCCAGAAGCAGCATACGATAAATTGTGTCAGTTATTGATAGTTAAATAGTTTTCCTTGCTTTGACCTGTTTGTTCTTCACACAGAGTTCCGAAGAAGTTAACTGTAAGTTATTTTATCTAGGTCTTAAAAGCGCCTCATGGTGATATCTTGGCTTGTATGGAGATGGCCAAGGTAGGGTATATGCTCGAAGAATGATTTTCCGGTTTTTATTGCTCTTAAGTATTTTGCATCTAGGATGTTCAACTTAGAAGCTTTGGCATTTGCAGGTCGCTGATTTGATTGCTTTTGTCACATCTGCAAGTTCCACTAATGAAAAAGATTGTTATATAGATGCCTTTGGATCTCATTGCCTTTCGGTCTTTAGAGCCCTTGGTCTTCCTAGTACTGCTGTCCTGATTCGTGTAAGAATAAAGATACTTTCCTGAAAAGAAGAGAATCCTTTTGCCATTTTCTTGGGAATGCTTTGTAAATATTTAAGAATTTGAGACTGGAGTAATTTGTCTTATGTGCTTTAGGATCTTCCTGGTgacttaaaaaagaaaaatgattcaAAGAAGGCATGTGCGTCTACCCTGGCTTCTGAATTTCCTGAGGATTGCAAGTTTTATCCAGCAGATACAAAGTATGAGTTGCATAAGGTAATTATTTGGAGATTGTGTCTTATTGCTTACAATATTTGTATGCTACGATGTCTTCTGATATATTTCTTTCCTAGTCTGGTTGAAAtcattgttttttcttttgggtcaTGGTTTGTTGTTTGTAGTTCTTGTGGCTTTTTAAGGAGCAAAGGCTCTCAGTACCTCATTGGCGTATTCAGCGGCCATATCTAATGGCTCAAAAGGTACAGACCTTCCATTCCCACTTATTTGACATATTTTATCTCCTTTGTGGCCCTTGGCTGGTAAAACTTTCTTTTAGTCTTTTTAGTTgaattctattcacccaggaaaAAAGGAGCAAAAGCAATCATTCTTCCAACATTAATACATTGTTAAATCAGACTTGAATTTGGTTGTTATTTATGTATGTTGACCTTGCATGATTTTTCTCCAATATTGTTTGATTGTGAATGTTTCAACAAATGGAGTGGATATATGTGATCCATATAGTTGACCCCAACTAATTTGATATTGAAATGTAgtttgattgattgattgatattttatccgtttaactttttttttttcttttttaaattcttttatcCGGTTCGACAATTTAGCACCTGCTTTCCTGAACTTCAGATGATGTGTATGCTGTCCCTCCTAATACATTTCTAGAGAGTATGACAGTGATAGcttgtccattttttttttttttaccatttgGGGAAATTTAATTGtcttggttacttttatggaagtaatgtatTTCATATCGGTTTATTCATTATTAACAGTTAGGCAGACATTTGTTGACTGTCAGCATTAATACAATTTAACTATGATGAATCTTCTGaatgggccaaaaaaaaaaaaaaaaaaacggaatGGATAcaaaggattcatatagccggttctaactagtttgggattgagggAAAATTGATTGATTGTAAGACAGACATTTCTTCATGCCTAGGGCCCTAGACCATAGTTTCGACTACCCAAAAGCTAAAATGTCTAGGCCATGATTTCTTCTACCAACTTTAATATCAATGCAGGTGACTTTGAATTGACTTTGTTCTCAACTATGGTTTTGGTCTTTTGTACTTCCTTTTGCAGATAATTTGTTAGTTTAGGATTCAGTAttaatttctttcttggcatCTATTTGTGTTTCAGGTCGACATGGTAGCTGATAATCCCATTTCAGGAAAATGTACACTCCTCCTCTCTGGTTATGTTCGTGCTCGTGGCCTGTCGGTGAATCAGCTGGTAATTGTTTTACATCAGCATATGACtttgagatattaaagaattgTCCTTGACTTTAGATACTCTTGGATCAGGTTCACATAACAGGTGCTGGAGATTTTCAGTTATCCAAGATTGAACTTCTCAAGGATCCATGTCCCCTGAATGTGAGAAAAGGAGGGGACTTAATGGAGTCTGATGACATGAATGAGGCACAGGTGCAGTTTTATATTGTTTACTTAAAGAGAAACTCTTTGTGGTATTGAAGAATTATCTGATAAAGATAAGATTTAAAAACTGTAAAATAGTGATCTCCTATTGATTCTACTCATTTATGCTTGAGTTTCTTTGGGTTCATTTCTTGTCTCACAATTCTTCCCTTTCTTTGGACCTAGAGGCAACATTTTGGCATACACCAAAATACAATTCGTTAATGAACTTGATCAGCTTTGTTGTCCAAATGGTCAGCTATAATCCTCTTCATAGAAGGCATTTTACTCACGAAGTTCAACATCCCAAAGTTGTATAGAGACGAAGCAAATTGCATAAGCTCAAGTTACCATAAGTTTAGTTATACACTGGTAATAAAATATTGGGAGACTTACGACATTGTAGCTATGGGCTCCCAGTGCAGCCGTCATCTTTCTTCCCCCTTTTCTGGATGATGTTTCTTCAAAAAACATCAAACCCTCTCCTTGAGTGGTGCAACATGATATGCAGACATCTATTCTCCTCCCGGGCATGCTGTAGTACATTTCATGGTTGCTTGAACAGAATACTTTTTGTTTTCCATCACTCCTCACCCCCGCTATGTTTTCCGATGTATTTCAGGTCATCAGTTGCTTAACTCCTGACCCCATGAAGCAAGAGCCTTTACTTGTTGAGAATGTCCCTGATCCATTGGCTGGGGAGCAGGTATACAATTCTTGGTACTGTTTTATCGTTCATTCTATGAAAGCGGGAGTGGACTAAGTTCATATATGAAATGCATGTGTTATATTATTCTACCTTGTGCAACTATTTTGTAACTACTGGATTATTGGTTCAAAGCGATATGCACGTGTCTCATCATTGTACCTACTTAAACCATTCTTCTGGAACCATTTGTAATTTGTACAAATACTTGATGTCTATTTTGATCTTAATCAGACATGGCCTACTGAGGCAGAAATGGCTGAAGCAGAAAGAAATAATGAGGAAAGAAGGCTGAAAAGGAAAACTCTTCCTAAGGGCACTTCTGAATACCAGGTTCATTTTCTGCCAATAGTTCCCCAAACATGTATTCTTTATTGTAACCCGGGCATATTTGGTTTATACCAGAAATGATTAGTTGACTTGCAGGCtgcttggattgtagaagattCAGACGCTGATGTTTCTGAGAGCGAGAATGAGGAAGATGATGGTATGGTCTTGGACGAAGGGGAGAATACCTTTAATAGCCAAGGGCGTATGGATGATTTTGAGCTCGATGATGATCAGGCTTCTCTATCACTCCAGTCGGATGGAGAAACTGAGACTCATTCTATGATGATGGTGAGTATACCTATATATCAGCATAGATAGGACTATCGAGTTTTAATATGGCCTTGTAGAATTTAAGTAGCTGACTGAGTAATCAGGAtgatcaaaaagggaaaagaaaattctGGTTGTTAACTTCTCGTCTCATGAAGAAACCGAATTGAAAAGAAGCTAATGGTTGTTATTTCCATGaatcatatatatgttactttCAATTCTTGGCGATCAAGCCTATCATCTTAAGTTGAAGGGATAAGCAGCCTCATGGTCTCTCTGTAAGTAGATTTTGAGggacaacaaaaatatatacaatttaCTGTACAAAATATGGAATCAATCTTTACATTCAGTGATACTTGTTATTGTAAATAAAGGTGTTCTAAGGTGATGGACATACATGTCATGTGTACGTTgttgaaatattaatttttcagtTATTTTTTAGTCCacaatgtttttattttaccttttcaTACAGTGTTAACTGCGGCTGTAGCTGATTTTGGCCGTTGAATTGGCTTATGAATATGAAGAGCACTCAGCTCTCTGAGAAATGTTAATACAAATATTTGCCAAGGAAGTTATAATAAGGACTTATATTCTCCCTCCGTAGGTTTAATCAGATATATCCCTTATTGTCCCTATCTATTGTCACCAGTTACTAGGATTTGTTTATGCTACTTTAGAATAACCATCACAGTACTGTACATCCTATTTCTATTCCCATATACAGCACGTTTCAGATAATATTTTGCCTAAAAATGCAGAATTATATTCTCCCACAGGAAAAGCTATTTAATACATCTCTTACGGCATAATAGGAACAAAACATTTTAGGTGCCCTGATCAATTCTTGCCCAGAAAGTAATCGCTTTTAGTTTTTTGCTTTTGAAGTAATGTTGCGCAGCCAAATGGTCTCTTGGGAATATCTGTCTCAGAAGTAATAGTTCTTGAATGATATCTTCAGTACAATTCTGGCCTCAGGAGAGAGAGTCCCTTAGTACACTAAAAGCTT
Coding sequences within it:
- the LOC132033044 gene encoding uncharacterized protein LOC132033044 → MGGSRNQVNKAHKTRFASKSSRNVHKVSSKDKSRIAKPDRNLTKGARAARLQRNKMMREQKRAELLKEKRASSGSNSPPRVIVLFGLSGSVDLSALEQDLLKLLSADGTGVAFPAVASAEYKLRATVLKAPHGDILACMEMAKVADLIAFVTSASSTNEKDCYIDAFGSHCLSVFRALGLPSTAVLIRDLPGDLKKKNDSKKACASTLASEFPEDCKFYPADTKYELHKFLWLFKEQRLSVPHWRIQRPYLMAQKVDMVADNPISGKCTLLLSGYVRARGLSVNQLVHITGAGDFQLSKIELLKDPCPLNVRKGGDLMESDDMNEAQVISCLTPDPMKQEPLLVENVPDPLAGEQTWPTEAEMAEAERNNEERRLKRKTLPKGTSEYQAAWIVEDSDADVSESENEEDDGMVLDEGENTFNSQGRMDDFELDDDQASLSLQSDGETETHSMMMDPENLTKEQIEDEIRKIKEAHAEDEEFPDEVDTPFDVPARKRFAKYRGLKSFRTSSWDPKESLPQEYARIFAFDNFTRTQKHVLSRAREMEQKDDECIPAGSYARLHIREVPIGVANKLNLVTKTMPVNLCGLMQHESKISVLHFSIKKHDSYTAPIKAKEEMIFNIGFRQFVARPIFSSDSFNADKQKMERFLHPGRFSVASIYAPISFPPLPLIALKMKDDATSATVAAIGSLRSIDPDRIILKKIILTGYPQRVSKMKATVRYMFHNPEDVRWFKPVEVWSKCGRRGRIREPVGTHGAMKCILNGVLQQHDTVCMSLFKRTYPKWPEKWFPMTDA